A region of Papilio machaon chromosome 14, ilPapMach1.1, whole genome shotgun sequence DNA encodes the following proteins:
- the LOC106719923 gene encoding uncharacterized protein LOC106719923 — MILLKIAPVFFLLLLVRAEKKIELQDIEEDNLKSEKEASYEIESSEDSEDVGRFEYLKKELLRYFKTPNPTAASPQRYVQQYAVTETQERSAATPAPLYSHQGAKQAMVGYLSNVPMQIYLVPQQYSGSPATTKNSHHEPQYSGQNVNQIAHYPTHEGEQPHYVSPSVKEHVQSYSPPVTYVSFSLQPTAPPAVATANAASYQEPLVQYQSALVPPPTPISSSQHLITKAYYSHDLNPQGQGEDDPQNVVEGQNYYHPQTEVPYIESQSQDVHHYYNHRSPLRVNSNSELPHPSPLLLKPPPSHLSHIPKALPIHRPWSKPVYNSGRLGIGSIAPKAIETYGPMFKRRPTSLLDSYIPSSLQIEYLKRGIIKDPLVAYEALSNGFNLDHLESNPKYYETGFLPNQVFHTAGGGSFYGHYKRSPKDKRLGS, encoded by the coding sequence ATCGCACCAGTATTCTTTCTCCTTCTCCTCGTCAGAGCGGAGAAGAAAATTGAACTTCAAGACATTGAGGAAGATAACCTTAAAAGCGAGAAAGAAGCTTCCTACGAAATTGAATCGTCCGAAGATTCCGAAGATGTTGGACGCTTCGAATATTTGAAGAAAGAACTCTTGCGGTACTTCAAAACCCCCAATCCTACAGCAGCGTCTCCCCAGCGCTACGTCCAACAGTACGCTGTAACTGAAACTCAAGAAAGATCTGCCGCTACGCCCGCACCTCTGTACAGCCACCAAGGAGCGAAGCAAGCCATGGTCGGCTATCTATCTAATGTACCGatgcaaatttatttagtCCCGCAGCAGTACAGCGGATCACCCGCCACTACTAAGAACTCTCACCACGAGCCACAGTATTCGGGACAGAATGTTAACCAAATAGCACATTATCCAACTCATGAAGGGGAACAACCGCATTACGTTTCACCGAGCGTGAAGGAGCACGTTCAGTCTTACTCGCCACCTGTCACCTACGTATCATTTTCACTGCAACCGACTGCGCCTCCGGCTGTTGCGACTGCGAACGCTGCGTCTTATCAGGAGCCTCTCGTCCAATACCAATCTGCCCTAGTACCTCCTCCTACACCTATTTCTAGTTCACAGCATCTAATTACAAAAGCATATTATTCACATGACTTGAACCCCCAAGGACAGGGTGAAGATGACCCGCAAAATGTTGTTGAAGGTCAAAACTATTATCATCCTCAAACTGAAGTTCCTTATATCGAATCTCAATCTCAAGATgttcatcattattataacCACAGGAGTCCTCTCCGAGTGAATAGCAACTCTGAGTTACCACATCCGAGTCCGCTTCTTTTAAAACCTCCGCCATCGCATCTATCCCACATCCCAAAAGCTTTGCCTATACATCGTCCCTGGAGCAAGCCTGTTTATAATAGTGGTCGACTGGGAATTGGTAGCATTGCTCCCAAGGCCATTGAAACATACGGCCCCATGTTTAAAAGAAGACCGACATCTTTACTAGATTCCTATATCCCATCGAGCCTCCAAATAGAGTATTTAAAGAGAGGTATTATAAAGGATCCATTGGTGGCATATGAAGCGTTGTCGAATGGCTTCAATTTAGATCATTTGGAATCAAATCCTAAATATTACGAAACTGGTTTCCTGCCGAATCAAGTATTCCATACGGCTGGAGGAGGTTCATTTTATGGACATTATAAGAGATCACCAAAAGACAAAAGATTAGGAAGTTAG